The proteins below are encoded in one region of Methanofollis aquaemaris:
- the dph5 gene encoding diphthine synthase has product MLTFIGLGLFDENDVSVKGLEQIRRADYVFLECYTSVLTGTTIERMEEFFGKEVKTLGRDDVEGHPEDFLRLAQDSDVAFLTAGDPMVSTTHIDLRIRAADMGIRTAVVHGASIVSAVCGLTGLQNYRFGKSCSLPFPYGKWAPKTPVEVIEHNMAENLHTLVYLDIQPERYMRVPEAVGFLEEMAAERGLSIPVYVGVARAGSAEPMVAAGTAGDLAKVDFGDPLHILVVPAELHHMEREYLETFAGL; this is encoded by the coding sequence ATGCTGACATTTATCGGACTTGGTCTCTTTGATGAGAACGACGTATCGGTCAAGGGGCTGGAGCAGATCCGGCGGGCCGACTATGTGTTTCTTGAATGCTACACCTCGGTCCTGACCGGGACGACCATTGAACGGATGGAGGAGTTCTTCGGGAAGGAGGTGAAGACGCTTGGTCGAGACGACGTCGAGGGGCATCCTGAAGATTTTCTCAGGCTGGCACAGGACTCGGACGTGGCGTTCCTCACTGCGGGCGATCCGATGGTCTCGACAACTCATATCGACCTGAGGATCCGTGCCGCCGACATGGGGATCAGGACGGCGGTCGTCCACGGGGCCTCGATCGTGAGTGCGGTCTGCGGACTCACTGGATTGCAGAACTACCGGTTCGGAAAGTCGTGCTCTCTTCCGTTCCCGTATGGGAAATGGGCTCCAAAGACTCCGGTTGAGGTGATCGAGCACAACATGGCCGAGAACCTTCATACCCTCGTCTACCTGGACATCCAGCCCGAGAGGTATATGCGGGTTCCTGAGGCGGTGGGGTTCCTCGAGGAGATGGCCGCCGAACGCGGCCTCTCGATCCCGGTCTATGTGGGGGTGGCCAGGGCGGGTTCGGCCGAACCGATGGTTGCAGCCGGGACCGCCGGTGACCTGGCAAAGGTGGACTTCGGGGACCCGCTCCATATCCTTGTTGTCCCTGCCGAACTTCACCACATGGAACGGGAATATCTCGAAACCTTTGCCGGCCTATGA
- a CDS encoding DUF357 domain-containing protein, giving the protein MTLPLRDALDADLSAVSPASPEGSALAEVCACVLRMVSSYLSDGTVFAGEGDLVNAHASFAYAYGWLDAGAFLGLYHGRSVPGDYDFSTSTGPDLRAHLEEKTARYERLLTEAVGSISPAPDAETPMYRTACQVADAGRVALGRGQECAADLRLEEALGWYSYGYGWLDAGVQAGIFVILGRRDIFTV; this is encoded by the coding sequence ATGACGCTGCCACTCCGCGATGCCCTGGATGCCGATCTCTCCGCGGTCTCTCCCGCTTCTCCTGAGGGTTCGGCCCTTGCGGAGGTCTGTGCCTGTGTTCTGCGGATGGTCTCTTCGTACCTCTCTGACGGGACGGTCTTTGCCGGTGAGGGGGATCTGGTCAATGCCCACGCCAGTTTTGCCTATGCCTATGGGTGGCTGGATGCCGGTGCCTTCCTCGGGCTGTATCATGGTCGGAGCGTTCCCGGAGACTATGATTTCTCCACCTCGACCGGGCCGGATCTCCGTGCCCACCTGGAGGAGAAGACGGCGCGCTATGAACGACTTCTTACTGAGGCGGTCGGGTCGATCTCCCCGGCACCCGATGCCGAGACTCCGATGTACCGGACGGCATGTCAGGTCGCCGATGCCGGAAGGGTTGCGCTGGGACGGGGGCAGGAGTGTGCCGCAGACCTGAGGCTGGAGGAAGCGCTCGGCTGGTATTCGTATGGGTATGGATGGCTTGACGCCGGTGTTCAGGCCGGGATTTTTGTAATTCTTGGCAGACGAGATATTTTTACAGTCTGA
- a CDS encoding flippase-like domain-containing protein: MKRSQWKWLAVSLGFSSIVLVLVLYFTFDERTLTYLSRLNPWYLALALIAHIVALGIWALRMKVLSRSLGYRVGLSGCLNAVFANLLIAGITPSQAGGEPVRVHELYRSGVKLGDATAVVIMERILDAVVLVAISIISMLLLGQQWQSIGSGQSGLIYGSWAIIATFVLLLLYLFKNPHVLKGWLRRISLWLDKRKRKRNAEKLTALLTRIDSEVDNFHGSLGMFVSRGRFGLFLGMVCTALFWFIEFVIASVILVGLGEQPHFVESFIAQILIALLMMIPLTPGGSGIAEVSAISIYSIFVDSAIVGVFVLLWRMIFYYFNIFAGLVASIGILKREVKRL; this comes from the coding sequence ATGAAGAGATCGCAGTGGAAGTGGCTTGCCGTTTCGCTTGGGTTCAGCAGTATCGTACTTGTCCTTGTCCTTTACTTCACCTTTGACGAGAGGACGCTGACCTATCTCTCCAGGCTCAACCCCTGGTATCTCGCCCTTGCTCTGATCGCTCACATTGTCGCCCTCGGGATCTGGGCGCTCAGGATGAAGGTTCTCTCCCGTTCGCTCGGGTACCGCGTGGGGTTGTCCGGGTGTCTCAACGCGGTCTTTGCAAACTTGCTCATCGCGGGGATTACTCCCTCGCAGGCCGGGGGGGAACCGGTGCGTGTCCACGAACTCTACCGTTCCGGCGTCAAACTCGGTGACGCCACGGCGGTGGTGATCATGGAACGGATCCTGGACGCTGTGGTGCTGGTCGCCATCAGCATCATCTCGATGCTCCTGCTGGGCCAGCAGTGGCAGAGCATCGGATCAGGACAGTCCGGTCTGATCTACGGGTCCTGGGCGATCATTGCCACCTTTGTGCTGCTCTTGCTCTATCTGTTCAAAAATCCCCATGTGCTGAAGGGATGGCTCAGGAGAATATCGCTCTGGCTGGACAAGAGGAAGAGAAAGCGGAATGCGGAAAAACTGACTGCGCTCCTCACCAGGATCGACAGCGAGGTCGACAACTTCCATGGGAGTCTGGGCATGTTTGTCAGCCGCGGGAGGTTCGGTCTCTTTCTGGGGATGGTCTGCACCGCACTCTTCTGGTTCATCGAGTTTGTCATAGCCTCAGTCATCCTGGTGGGTCTGGGGGAGCAGCCACACTTTGTGGAGTCGTTCATCGCCCAGATCCTCATCGCTCTCCTGATGATGATCCCGCTCACGCCCGGCGGGTCGGGGATCGCAGAGGTGAGCGCCATCTCGATCTATAGTATTTTTGTGGACTCTGCGATTGTCGGCGTCTTTGTCCTCCTCTGGCGGATGATATTCTATTATTTCAACATCTTCGCGGGTCTTGTGGCGAGCATCGGCATCCTCAAGCGTGAGGTCAAGAGGCTCTAA
- a CDS encoding bifunctional nuclease family protein encodes MGAVDATVRGVFFTASAGGAVPAVLLGLPSGKALPIYIGLWEAISINNALNDDLLPRPGTHDLFVAMLESYGIRVTGLTIDDLRDGVFYARLVSVREEGEESLDCRPSDGIAIAIRSGAPIAIEEVVAEKAGVEEEDLPSFVDLSTYLS; translated from the coding sequence ATGGGAGCCGTGGACGCGACTGTACGGGGGGTGTTCTTCACTGCCAGTGCCGGGGGGGCGGTGCCTGCTGTCCTGCTCGGACTCCCCTCAGGGAAGGCGCTGCCGATCTATATCGGGTTGTGGGAGGCGATCTCGATCAACAATGCACTCAATGACGATCTTCTTCCCCGGCCAGGAACACATGACCTTTTTGTGGCGATGCTGGAGTCGTACGGGATCAGGGTGACCGGGCTCACGATCGACGACCTGCGGGACGGAGTATTTTATGCCAGACTCGTCTCGGTGCGCGAAGAGGGGGAGGAGAGTCTGGACTGCCGTCCAAGTGACGGGATCGCGATCGCCATCCGGTCCGGGGCACCGATCGCTATCGAGGAGGTGGTGGCCGAGAAGGCGGGAGTCGAAGAAGAGGATCTGCCGAGTTTTGTTGATCTTTCCACGTACCTTTCCTGA
- the hisE gene encoding phosphoribosyl-ATP diphosphatase: protein MKNLEVLEELWTVINERAEHPSPDSYVSSILTHRKGIDKPLEKVGEEATEFILAVKNGENDRTIEEGADLLFHFLVALKAAEIDIEDVLGELAARRK from the coding sequence ATGAAAAACCTGGAAGTCCTTGAAGAACTCTGGACCGTCATCAACGAACGGGCCGAGCACCCTTCCCCTGACTCCTATGTCAGTTCGATCCTGACGCACCGCAAAGGGATCGACAAACCCCTGGAAAAGGTCGGCGAAGAGGCGACCGAGTTCATCCTTGCCGTCAAGAACGGGGAAAACGATCGAACCATCGAGGAAGGCGCCGATCTTCTCTTCCACTTCCTCGTCGCCCTCAAAGCAGCGGAGATCGACATCGAGGACGTCCTCGGAGAACTCGCTGCACGGAGGAAATAA
- a CDS encoding NusA-like transcription termination signal-binding factor, with protein MERSIGFKERRYIEELRILTKSVAVDCIIDDRFDRVIYVIKPGDMGLAIGKKGENIRKMQKVLGKRIEMVEYAEEKEAFIANILRPAEVEDVRTDEISGKLEIVIRKKSELGIAIGKGGSTVEKARLLVRRFFGDEVGEIVPPAEEEWEKA; from the coding sequence ATGGAACGGAGTATTGGCTTTAAAGAGAGACGATACATCGAGGAACTCCGCATTCTCACCAAATCGGTGGCCGTCGACTGCATCATCGACGACCGGTTCGACCGGGTGATCTACGTCATCAAACCCGGGGACATGGGACTTGCCATCGGTAAAAAGGGTGAAAACATCAGAAAAATGCAGAAAGTCCTCGGAAAGCGGATCGAGATGGTCGAATACGCAGAAGAGAAGGAAGCATTCATCGCAAATATCCTTAGACCCGCCGAAGTGGAAGACGTAAGAACCGATGAAATCAGCGGCAAACTGGAGATCGTCATACGAAAAAAGAGCGAACTCGGGATCGCGATCGGGAAGGGCGGCAGCACCGTAGAAAAAGCAAGACTCCTGGTCAGGCGCTTTTTCGGCGATGAAGTCGGCGAAATCGTCCCGCCAGCCGAAGAGGAGTGGGAAAAAGCATGA
- a CDS encoding MBL fold metallo-hydrolase has protein sequence MYTVTEVYNNIPFDPALRTAKGFSCHIKEADLLFDTGGDPAILSANLQTLGIDPARIRTLVLSHDHWDHVGGLQAVLGQNPDLTVCILDTFSEKTKTAAAEGGRTEIIEGWQELAPGLFSTGPCGDNPPEQALALRTERGYLIITGCAHPHISEIIGTVARHGQIMGAIGGFHSVSEEDLDALKKLAYLSPSHCTEGIETIREKNSGAFNQGGAGRQHQFS, from the coding sequence ATGTACACCGTTACCGAAGTTTACAACAACATCCCCTTCGACCCGGCGCTCAGGACAGCAAAGGGTTTTTCATGCCACATCAAGGAGGCGGATCTCCTCTTCGATACCGGCGGCGATCCGGCCATCCTCTCGGCCAACCTGCAGACACTCGGGATCGACCCCGCCAGGATCCGGACGCTCGTCCTCTCCCATGACCACTGGGACCATGTGGGTGGCCTTCAGGCCGTGCTCGGCCAGAACCCCGACCTCACCGTCTGCATCCTCGACACCTTCTCTGAAAAGACAAAGACAGCCGCGGCAGAGGGCGGCAGGACCGAGATCATCGAAGGCTGGCAGGAGTTGGCCCCGGGCCTCTTCTCCACCGGCCCATGTGGGGACAATCCCCCCGAACAGGCACTCGCCCTCAGAACAGAGCGCGGGTACCTGATCATCACCGGATGCGCCCATCCCCACATCAGCGAGATCATCGGGACCGTCGCGAGACATGGCCAGATCATGGGCGCGATTGGGGGATTCCATTCAGTCTCTGAAGAAGACCTTGATGCCCTCAAGAAACTCGCCTATCTCTCTCCATCACACTGTACAGAAGGAATAGAGACAATAAGAGAGAAAAACTCCGGAGCATTCAATCAAGGGGGCGCAGGCCGGCAACACCAGTTCTCCTGA
- a CDS encoding SIMPL domain-containing protein: MRTHTLILCTALMVLMAAGVWSASAAATDTTEERLIHASGTGEVTTTPDRAVISFGVETENTDPKAAQAANSQAMNKVINALKAAGIASEDLKTTGYNIWHEKPDNDKPFRTQATIYHVTNTLQVTLKDVDRAGEVIDIAVSNDVNRVNGLYFTLSPEKEQELRAEALTQAVNHARADADAVAAAAGVTITGTKEITIGGTYVPYYERSFNAPMAMDTAAGMPTPIEAGEAKVTASVSISYLCA, encoded by the coding sequence ATGCGTACGCACACACTCATCCTCTGCACCGCTCTCATGGTGCTCATGGCCGCCGGCGTCTGGAGCGCCAGCGCAGCAGCCACCGACACCACCGAGGAGCGGCTCATCCATGCCTCCGGCACCGGCGAGGTGACGACGACCCCTGACCGTGCGGTCATCTCCTTCGGTGTCGAGACCGAGAACACCGACCCGAAAGCCGCCCAGGCGGCAAACAGCCAGGCGATGAACAAGGTGATCAACGCCCTCAAAGCCGCGGGTATCGCCTCTGAAGACCTCAAGACCACCGGGTACAACATCTGGCACGAAAAGCCCGACAACGACAAGCCCTTCAGGACCCAGGCAACGATCTACCATGTCACCAACACCCTCCAGGTCACCCTCAAGGATGTTGACCGTGCGGGCGAGGTGATCGACATCGCCGTCTCGAACGACGTCAACCGCGTCAACGGACTGTACTTCACCCTCAGCCCCGAGAAGGAACAGGAACTCAGAGCCGAGGCGCTTACCCAGGCCGTTAACCATGCACGCGCCGACGCCGATGCCGTTGCGGCCGCCGCAGGCGTGACCATCACAGGAACCAAAGAGATCACCATCGGCGGCACCTATGTCCCGTACTATGAGCGCAGTTTCAACGCACCGATGGCGATGGACACCGCCGCCGGGATGCCGACCCCTATCGAAGCAGGCGAGGCGAAAGTCACCGCGTCGGTCTCCATCTCATATCTCTGCGCCTGA
- the msrB gene encoding peptide-methionine (R)-S-oxide reductase MsrB, producing MDTVMIYDDASGTVRPVARCRLSEEEWRQRLTPEAFRVAREGGTEPPFTGRYHAWKAAGIYRCVCCSTDLFLSEAKFDSGTGWPSFRAPASELNIRTLSDRRFGMNRTEVLCARCDAHLGHVFEDGPPPTGLRYCINSASLVFSEK from the coding sequence ATGGATACGGTCATGATCTACGACGACGCCTCGGGAACGGTGAGGCCCGTGGCGCGGTGCAGGCTTTCCGAGGAGGAGTGGCGACAGAGACTCACACCCGAGGCCTTCAGGGTGGCGAGAGAAGGAGGTACCGAACCCCCCTTCACCGGGAGGTACCATGCCTGGAAGGCGGCGGGGATTTACCGTTGCGTCTGTTGCAGCACCGACCTCTTCCTCTCTGAGGCAAAATTCGACTCAGGCACCGGGTGGCCGAGTTTCAGGGCGCCGGCCTCCGAACTGAATATCAGGACACTTTCCGACAGACGTTTCGGGATGAACAGAACCGAAGTGCTCTGTGCCCGGTGCGACGCACATCTCGGCCATGTATTCGAGGACGGACCACCGCCGACAGGTCTGCGCTACTGCATCAACTCCGCATCCCTCGTCTTCTCCGAGAAATAA
- a CDS encoding FKBP-type peptidyl-prolyl cis-trans isomerase, with translation MERAAEGDVVLVEYTGTLEDGTVFDRSDEPQEVTIGEGTINPAFEEALIGMAPGETKTIFLPAKKAYGPYKMRLVFRIRRKKLNLPEDPVPGGMARVSLKNGKSSLVTVKEVSKHWVVVDANHPLAGKDLTFCLTLKEIRNLA, from the coding sequence ATGGAGAGGGCAGCGGAGGGCGATGTCGTCCTCGTCGAATACACCGGCACCCTTGAAGACGGCACCGTCTTCGACCGCTCGGATGAACCGCAAGAGGTGACCATCGGCGAAGGAACGATCAACCCGGCCTTCGAGGAAGCACTGATCGGGATGGCCCCCGGCGAGACAAAGACAATCTTCCTCCCGGCAAAGAAGGCCTATGGTCCGTACAAAATGAGACTGGTCTTCAGGATCCGGCGCAAGAAACTCAACCTGCCCGAAGATCCGGTTCCGGGCGGGATGGCGAGAGTCAGTCTCAAGAACGGGAAGAGTTCGCTCGTCACCGTCAAGGAAGTGAGCAAACACTGGGTGGTCGTGGACGCCAATCACCCGCTCGCCGGCAAAGATCTCACGTTCTGCCTCACCCTCAAAGAGATCCGCAATCTAGCCTGA
- a CDS encoding metallophosphoesterase → MRIGIMADTHDCLPLVERAVEVLNREGVGLVLHAGDYVAPFTLRVLEGLDAPVIGVFGNNDGDRELLRKTASEGDIVDLRGDGARIEDGDLSIGLVHGHDTDLLTTFMESGDLDVLVSGHTHHPLIGRHGRTLMINPGEICGYLTGTPTLAVLDTRTKEAHLVRL, encoded by the coding sequence ATGCGCATCGGGATCATGGCGGATACCCATGACTGTCTTCCCCTGGTGGAGCGGGCGGTCGAGGTGCTGAACAGGGAGGGCGTCGGGCTTGTCCTCCATGCCGGGGACTATGTCGCCCCTTTCACCCTGAGGGTGCTTGAAGGACTGGACGCGCCGGTGATCGGAGTCTTCGGGAACAATGACGGCGACCGGGAACTGCTCAGAAAAACCGCATCTGAGGGCGACATAGTCGACCTGCGCGGCGACGGCGCCAGGATCGAGGACGGAGACCTCTCCATCGGGCTTGTTCATGGTCATGACACCGACCTGCTCACCACCTTCATGGAGAGCGGCGATCTCGATGTCCTCGTCTCCGGCCACACCCACCATCCCCTCATCGGCAGGCATGGGAGGACGCTGATGATCAACCCTGGCGAGATCTGCGGATATCTCACCGGGACACCGACCCTCGCCGTCCTCGATACCAGGACTAAAGAGGCGCACCTGGTCAGGCTGTGA
- a CDS encoding ABC transporter substrate-binding protein, translated as MDKRILTAFVAAIVVLAVALCGCTGTSPDVPETTPAVTPVATGDAGTPAPETNVTETTPETNVTETSPAAQTGEKTRYIVGIDGDYKPYSWMTLDGKATGFDVESIQWIADEMGFEVEIKPMAWDGIIPALQQGKIDMVYSGMTISPERLQNVNFSKPYWIVNQAVAVREGSDLTIEDVKEGKVVMGVQRGCTAHTWIDQHLIQTGNLSSDDCKLYKNVQLALTDLQNKRVDAVMYDVPVIKDAIQGKPLVMLGEIQTDEEYGVAVRKDDNDLRATINEGLDKLMTSPKWDELKQKYEMA; from the coding sequence ATGGACAAAAGGATCCTGACCGCTTTTGTTGCAGCGATCGTCGTTCTGGCGGTCGCTCTCTGCGGCTGCACTGGTACATCCCCCGATGTGCCGGAAACCACTCCTGCAGTCACCCCTGTTGCCACAGGTGACGCAGGTACGCCTGCTCCTGAGACGAATGTCACTGAGACCACTCCTGAGACAAACGTCACTGAGACCTCCCCTGCTGCTCAGACCGGCGAGAAGACCAGGTACATCGTGGGCATCGACGGCGACTACAAGCCGTACTCCTGGATGACCCTCGATGGGAAGGCTACCGGCTTTGACGTCGAGTCGATCCAGTGGATCGCCGACGAAATGGGCTTTGAAGTCGAGATCAAACCCATGGCCTGGGACGGCATCATCCCCGCGCTCCAGCAGGGCAAGATCGACATGGTCTATTCGGGCATGACCATCTCCCCCGAACGTCTCCAGAATGTGAACTTCTCCAAGCCCTACTGGATCGTCAACCAGGCCGTCGCCGTCCGCGAGGGCTCCGACCTGACCATTGAGGATGTCAAGGAGGGCAAGGTCGTGATGGGTGTCCAGCGCGGTTGCACCGCCCACACCTGGATCGACCAGCACCTGATCCAGACCGGGAACCTCTCCTCGGACGACTGCAAACTCTACAAGAACGTCCAGCTCGCCCTGACCGACCTCCAGAACAAGCGGGTCGACGCCGTGATGTACGACGTTCCGGTGATCAAAGACGCCATCCAGGGCAAACCCCTGGTGATGCTCGGCGAGATCCAGACCGATGAGGAGTACGGCGTGGCCGTCCGCAAGGACGACAACGACCTGCGTGCCACCATCAACGAGGGCCTGGACAAACTGATGACCTCCCCGAAGTGGGACGAACTCAAGCAGAAGTACGAGATGGCGTGA
- a CDS encoding amino acid ABC transporter permease has protein sequence MTGVLEVIAQSLPYLLEGIVVTLALVLAALGVGLLMGVPMAVAHVYGSRAVKGLISIYVWFFRALPNLVLLFLFFFGIFPLIGLGEISPFVVAVVVLGLRSGAYQSQIFRGAIQSLGEGQMTAARSLGMSRRQAIKSIILPQAMRIALPGWSNEYPILLTDSAVCYAIGVMEILFRADQIVSVTYEPMTVYVGAAVVYILLNYGGMWLLDRVEKKITIPGFGKGA, from the coding sequence GTGACCGGTGTCCTTGAGGTGATCGCCCAGTCGCTCCCCTATCTTTTAGAAGGGATAGTGGTCACGCTCGCCCTCGTTCTTGCCGCCCTCGGTGTGGGCCTCCTGATGGGGGTGCCGATGGCCGTCGCCCATGTCTACGGATCCAGGGCGGTCAAAGGGCTCATCTCGATCTATGTCTGGTTCTTCAGGGCCCTCCCGAACCTGGTGCTGCTCTTTCTCTTCTTCTTCGGGATCTTCCCGCTCATCGGTCTGGGCGAGATCTCGCCTTTCGTTGTGGCCGTCGTCGTCCTGGGGTTGAGGTCTGGAGCATACCAGTCCCAGATCTTTCGGGGTGCGATCCAGTCCCTGGGCGAGGGGCAGATGACCGCCGCACGGTCACTGGGGATGAGCAGGCGGCAGGCGATCAAGAGCATCATCCTTCCTCAGGCGATGCGGATCGCCCTGCCCGGATGGTCGAACGAGTACCCGATCCTCCTCACCGATTCGGCGGTCTGCTATGCGATCGGGGTGATGGAGATCCTGTTCAGGGCCGACCAGATCGTCTCGGTGACCTATGAACCGATGACTGTCTATGTGGGGGCAGCGGTTGTGTACATCCTTCTCAATTATGGCGGGATGTGGCTCCTGGATCGGGTCGAGAAGAAGATCACCATCCCGGGATTTGGAAAAGGAGCATAA
- a CDS encoding amino acid ABC transporter ATP-binding protein yields the protein MVSDVCILRVEDIHKKYGEREVLRGVSFDVKKGETKVFIGPSGTGKSTLLRCINQLTDPDEGRVFLHDEEVTHSGARINYFRQKIGMVFQNFYLFDHLTAVRNVEIALLKVKKMDPAAAREKALAELRRVGMEDWAENYPAELSGGQAQRVSIARALAMDPDVILFDEPTSALDPELTREVLEVMKSLARQGMTMLVVTHEMSFARSVANEIIFMEHGKIQEQGSPDDLMTGPAFTRTREFIGSFTETITGKQDD from the coding sequence ATGGTTTCAGATGTTTGCATCCTCCGGGTCGAGGATATTCATAAGAAATATGGTGAGCGGGAGGTGCTCCGGGGTGTCTCCTTCGATGTGAAGAAAGGTGAGACAAAAGTCTTCATCGGCCCTTCAGGTACGGGCAAGAGCACCTTGCTGCGGTGCATCAACCAGTTGACCGATCCCGACGAGGGACGTGTGTTCCTGCACGATGAGGAAGTGACGCACTCTGGTGCACGTATCAATTATTTCCGGCAGAAGATCGGGATGGTGTTCCAGAACTTCTACCTCTTCGACCACCTGACGGCTGTACGGAATGTCGAGATCGCACTGCTGAAGGTGAAGAAGATGGATCCCGCCGCGGCCCGCGAGAAGGCGCTTGCCGAACTGCGCCGGGTGGGGATGGAGGATTGGGCCGAGAACTATCCTGCCGAACTCTCGGGGGGTCAGGCGCAGCGCGTCTCGATCGCGCGTGCGCTGGCGATGGACCCCGACGTGATCCTCTTCGACGAACCGACCTCTGCCCTCGACCCCGAACTGACCCGCGAGGTGCTTGAGGTGATGAAGTCGCTTGCCCGACAGGGGATGACGATGCTCGTGGTGACGCACGAGATGAGTTTTGCCCGCTCGGTCGCCAACGAGATCATCTTCATGGAACACGGGAAGATCCAGGAACAGGGCTCCCCCGACGACCTCATGACAGGTCCTGCATTCACCCGGACAAGAGAGTTCATAGGATCATTTACTGAAACCATTACCGGAAAGCAGGATGACTGA
- a CDS encoding amino acid ABC transporter permease → MTEADFFLEILLPALLSGTIISLQLIILSAPFGFLLGTGIAVGRTYGGRLLSFLCKLYIIFFKGTPLLLLLFILYFGLPSVGIVFEPFVAALIGFVLCNGAYNSEYIRGALLSVKEGQITAAQALGMTRLQAIRSIVLPQALRRAIPGVSNEFIYLIKYSSLAYLITVPELTGAGANIASKYFAFFEAFAMVGVFYLVMVTVATIAVNWLEKRTAIPGMVAS, encoded by the coding sequence ATGACTGAAGCAGATTTTTTCCTTGAGATCCTCCTCCCCGCCCTCCTGAGCGGGACGATCATCTCCCTGCAGTTGATCATCCTCTCAGCCCCGTTCGGTTTCCTGTTAGGCACCGGTATCGCCGTCGGTCGGACCTATGGGGGGAGACTCCTCTCTTTCCTCTGCAAACTCTATATCATCTTTTTCAAGGGAACCCCCCTTCTTCTCCTTCTCTTTATCCTGTACTTCGGTCTGCCGTCGGTCGGGATCGTTTTTGAACCCTTTGTGGCGGCCTTGATCGGGTTTGTACTCTGTAATGGGGCCTATAACTCGGAGTACATCCGTGGCGCCCTTCTCTCAGTGAAGGAAGGGCAGATCACCGCTGCCCAGGCCCTCGGGATGACGCGTCTCCAGGCGATCAGAAGTATTGTTCTTCCCCAGGCACTCCGTCGGGCGATCCCTGGAGTTTCAAACGAGTTCATCTATCTGATCAAATATTCATCCCTCGCCTACCTGATCACGGTACCTGAACTGACCGGTGCGGGCGCCAACATTGCGTCCAAATATTTCGCATTCTTCGAGGCCTTTGCCATGGTTGGGGTCTTCTACCTTGTCATGGTTACGGTGGCCACCATCGCCGTCAACTGGTTGGAGAAGCGGACCGCCATCCCTGGCATGGTTGCGTCGTGA